One window of Quercus robur chromosome 5, dhQueRobu3.1, whole genome shotgun sequence genomic DNA carries:
- the LOC126728478 gene encoding uncharacterized protein LOC126728478: protein MAEMLLKAQKYMNAEDALAAIKDTERPGDKAKREDDRRGQKRDRSDRRNNDGNRRKDDKNPRTNKYCRFHRDHGHLTEDCRDLKEQIEELIRKGKLQKYVKKGEYSKFRDDSKIQHEAFLRDDNHTSQPPRKVIGEINTITGGPFSGGSFRSLKKAYHRQVNSVHAMPPSKHRRTYQDMSFSEGDAMGVKQPHNDPLVIMLNIEGFNTKRILVDNGSFVDIIYFPAFQQLRLDPKRLRPFNSPLVSFSGDRVYPRGIVTLTVTAGTYPVQLTKQVDFLVVNCPSSYNVIIGRPTLNK from the exons ATGGCGgagatgctcctgaaggcacaaaagtacatgaatgcagaagatgcccTAGCTGCCATAAAAGATACAGAAAGGCCAGGAGACAAGGCCAAGAGGGAAGACGACCGTAGAGGGCAGAAGAGAGATCGATCGGACCGTCGAAACAATGACGGGAATAGGAGGAAGGACGATAAAAATCCTCGGACG aacaagtattgccgGTTCCACAGAGACCATGGCCACCTCACAGAGGATTGCAGAGATCTAAAGGAGCAAATAGAAGAGTTAATACGGAAAGggaaattacaaaaatatgtaaagaaaggagaatatagcAAGTTCAGGGACGACAGTAAAATCCAGCATGAAGCCTTCTTGCGGGATGACAACCATACGTCCCAGCCTCCACGAAaggtgatcggggagataaacacgatcACAGGGGGACCATTCTCAGGAGGATCGTTTAGATCACTCAAAAAGGCATACCATAGACAGGTGAACAGCGTCCACGCCATGCCTCCGTCCAAGCACAGACGAACATACCAAGATATGTCTTTTAGTGAAGGAGACGCCATGGGAGTGAAGCAGCCCCACAATGATCCCCTGGTTATAATGCTGAATATCGAAGGGTTCAATACCAAAAGGATCCTCGTTGATAACGGAAGCTTCGTGGACATCATCTACTTCCCAGCCTTCCAGCAACTGAGATTAGACCCAAAAAGGCTTCGCCCTTTTAATTCTCCCCTcgtcagtttcagtggagacagggtTTACCCCAGGGGCATAGTAACGTTAACGGTGACGGCAGGGACCTATCCAGTACAGTTGACCAAACAAGTAGACTTCCTGGTAGTAAATTGTCCCtcatcctacaatgtcatcattgggaggcccacCCTCAACAAGTGA